A stretch of DNA from Marmota flaviventris isolate mMarFla1 chromosome 5 unlocalized genomic scaffold, mMarFla1.hap1 SUPER_5_unloc_3, whole genome shotgun sequence:
AAGCTGAATGTATCCCCAGATACACCTAATGCATCTTACATGGCATGAATTACCTTATCAGTCACACTGGGTGCTGCCATGTTCTTTTGATGCTTGGAATTAGTGGATGCATTTAGGCCATCTTTACTTCCTAAGGTCAAattctgaacttgtgatccattGGATTGAGCTTTGCAACTCTTCTGGTGCACCAGAAGGCGATCTGGGGCAAAAGTCCGTTTACAGTTTGGGCAGGGAACAAGTTGAGCTTGACTTGACTCCTCTTGGCTGGGCCATCCAGTTGGAAGGGGCTGAGGCTTCTGTGGGAGTGGCAGGCGGAGCTCCTTAGGAAGCCTGTCGTTTTCTGCTTTCCACTTTTCCAGGCATTTGGGCTCATGAATAGGAAGAGAGAGTGTGCCAAATTCCCTACCACAAATATAGCAGATGAGAGTCCTTGGTCGGGCTGGGATACCACTAGAAGCTTTCTTGGGGCTGGGAAGATCATCAGAATTGTTGGGGTTTGGTACTCTGGGACCTTCACCCTTTGGCTTGCAGCTTCTCTGGTGAACAAGGAGACGATCTGGCAGGAAGGTGCGGCCACAAAACTCACAGGGCAGCAACTGAGCCTGGGCACTCTGAAATGCTGCCTCATTTTCTGCTGTAAGACTGTAGGACCCACTGCCACCGAGAGGCTGAGGTTTGGAGGGTTCTGGCCTCCTCAGGTGCTTGGGCAACTTGCTGTTTTCAATACGCCACTTCTCCAAGCACTGGGGTTCATGAATGGCTAGTGATTGGGACCCAAATTCTCGGCCACAAATGTAGCAGACCCGGAATCCAGGCCTGCGGGATGGGATCACAGGGAGGCTCAGCTGGTTTTCCGACATTGTGCTCCTAATTGGCCGTTTTGATAGTATCACTGTTCCAGGTCTACTCTTCTGagcatttgtctttattttttccctaggATTGACACACTCTGCTTCTGGCAAAAGGCTAAAATGGGTGTCACTCAATAGGATGCCTTGGTTGATGAGGAAGGTAGGTTCCTTTGAGTGGTGGAAAGTTTGTTGCAATTCGTTGGaaatcctttccttcttttctctttccattaaCAAAGAAGGTTTTCTCTAGCGCTTGCTCTGATTTGAGGCCAGATTCACTCTGGGCTTTTGCTTAGAGTGAAGACTTAGAATGAGGTTGGCTGTCCTGGGTTTCCATATTGTTGACAGTACCTTAGGCCCAAAGACCATGACTCAGAGCTTCATTGCAGGGCCGCTGTCTGGAATGTTGGAAAGTCCCCATGAAACCTCAGATGTCTCCAAGATCTGTGGAGGTAGGGTGGGAACATAAATAAAGAagttattacacacacacatacacacccctgAGATCATAAGTGATAAAGGGCAGTACTGTTTTTAATTGGACTTGTATCCTCTTTGGCTAGCACAGTAATCAGCACACAtgatttattcaataaacattaaaataaatatgaaaaaaatttctatttatgAATTGCACTGTTACTATGTTGAAAGAAATGTTCTGCCCAAAGAAAGATTGACAAATGCTGTATACTGCAGATACAGATGGCACAAACTAAGAGGCCGAGTTCAGGGTGAGAAGAccacagaagagaaaactaagaACTGTGAAAATTAGATTAATGAAATCAGCAGATCATGCAAAGTAACATACAAACTTCCTACCTCAGGAATTCTTAACTTTTTAGTGCTATGGATCCTTTGACATTTCTATGAAACCTATGGACTTCttgtaaaagcaaaagaaaaagaattttcattaTTGTAGATGAAACCAATGTTGTTGAAATTTGtccaatatttttagttgtgatgTGCATTTTAATTGAGATACAATAGTATTGCAGACTTCTTGAATATCCATGGACCTGCAGTGAGGAATCCTGGGGGTATATCTGCTCATCTTCTATGCCCAGATGTTGTTTGGTGCTCTATCTTTATGcatcattctttattttcttgttttgtatatgtatgtcttccaaatgtttttttttttttttttttggtaccaggattgaacccaggggtttaacctctgagccatatctccagctctttttatattttattatagataggatctcgctgagttgctgagggtctcactaaaatgctgagtctggctttgaactcacaatccacctgcctcagcctcctgagctactggaattataggcatgtgccaccatatcaggtccaaatactttttataaaaaacatAGCCATTGTTTTTTCCCTAATGAACCAGAAGAAAGAACCAATAAGATGAAGATAAGATCTCATTATGGGCAAAAGCCTAAATAGTTTTTTATCTTGGGGAAGTCATAAGTAAATTTTACCATGAGTTGTCAATCTagcccaaaaaagaaaattttcagaagtCTTAAAACTTGTTCATTTTCTGTGTGACCCAGATCAGGGTTAGAGACTCAAAAGCATGCATTCAGATCTTGGTGAGAGAAGCACCTGATCTGAGGCTAGACCCCATGTACCACAGCAAACACAAAAGTTCAGGCAGAGCAAGTACCCAGCAATAGTAATATGGAAACACAGGGTATCAGgtttaaaaggaacaaaatagaGCTGTGAGATCTGAGCCCAGCTCCTATATTTTGATGCCAAGAAAAGTCTGAATCTTTGCAGTTCAGAGTATCAAATCAGGTCTGGCACAGAGAAGGAAGTTGTTCTTCATTTTGACAGATCCTAAGACAGTGATATTAACACATGTGGCAAAAGAATGTGTTGGCCCCAAACACAGTGGCCAGCATAGAAAATGAAACTCAGAGAGAACTACCACTTGAAGTATCAGTACCATCCAGAAGAGAAAGTAAGCCCAAAGAACATAAGGAATAGGGTAAAAAGATTTCACTGGGATTTTATCAGCATATTCATAAAGTAACCCCAAAActactttttttcatttgctcTGATTTTTTGTTCACCAAGGACTTCATGATTTAGTTTCCCATTTTCTCTGATACCAGGAAGCAACAACGCCAAAAGTTCACAAaaagacagattaaaaaaatcagtgcaATCAAATTACCTCCTTTCTTCTAAActattttcccctccctcctttctcccccacccctctctctctcacacacacacacagctgtcaATTCTGTTCCCAGAAGATTAGAATACTGAGAAAACCCCATAACTCACCCCAACACTCCTACATTTCTTTTCTGATGAGGTAAGAGAGTAATATTTACGTGCCAGATGCCGCactaatttttttacatatacataatttcCGTTAATTCTCAAATCATGATGAGGCAGGTAttattatttcaacttttttttataaacaaactGTGACTCAGAAAAGACAAGTAACTCACCCAAGACAGTTTCTAAATGACAGAACTGGGAATCAATTCCAGTTCTCTTTGGCTCCAATATGTGGCTCTTTCCATTATTCATTCTGCCTAAATTCCACCAACAGAGCTTCTTCTCTTTAGTTTTGATCACTTTTTAAATGCACTATTCATATGCCTCAAGGGAGGGTGTAACTAAGCTCTTACTAGTCTTTATGTTCCCCTTTAGGAGAAGAAAGAGTCAaaaaggaggagcagggagagggcaCAGATGGgaaaagcagaagagagagattGGGGTTCTAGAAGACAGGATATTTCCTCAAGTAGAAgagatcattttattttgctatatgtGTGGttttttagatgatttttttcttacgTGAAGTGCAATACAGATGCTTTTCTTGATTTCACAAGCATCTGAAGAAAAAATGTACATAACCAGCCAGGGGTGGAGTTGGTaggcggggggtggggagtgCAGTAGATCAGTGATGACTGTTCACTCTGTTTTGACAATGGACTCAGAGCCCAGTTTGCCCAAGGAGGCCGCGTGCTGTTCAGCTTGCAGCCACATCACCATTTGGATGAGAGATGGAGCTTTATGGTCCACAAGCATTTGTGCACACAAACAAGTTCTCTACCACAAACATGATGACACATCTTAAAATCCCATTTGAATCTTTATCTCATCTTTTCCTATCATTTCTCTCTTATCATGATTTTATAATGGTGTCAAAGTATAAAAGATGAGGTTGCTGGAAATGAGTAAATTTGGGGGACCTGAGGTATCTAATTCTGTCAGTGATTCTGCTAAGGCAGTATGCCATGGCACAGCATGGTCAGCTGCTCTACCCTATAAGTTAGTTCTAAAAGCAAAAGTTCTGGAAAATACTAAATACATATACTTAAATCACTTAAGAAATTGGCCTGTCACCCAGACACATCATAAAGCAATGTTGCTAGTTTATAAAGAGAACCACTTTGCAAAGCCAGCCAGCTTCACCCCAAGCATCTGTGGAGAAATGTTCACTCAGTTGGCCTGGATTCTTCATTTTGACCATATTTGCACATTGGCCATCTAAAGAATGTCTTGGAAGGCTCACGTTTTATCAATATGATGCCATTTTTCCATTCCCTTTGGGGTTTATGGGAGGGGGGAGAGACAAATTCACAAAGTTAAGTGTAATAACCATGGAAATCCAAGATCTATCTTGGCATTAGAGGCGTTTCTCTAAAAGAGGGGAAAGAATACAACCAAAAGTgattaagtcttttaaaaaataatttagtcctttaaaataaaacaaatataattggTATATAACATGACTCCTCTTGGTTATTATTGAATATTAATACTTTAAATGGTTGcacatataaataagaaagaGTTGAGGCTGAAGCTGACGCTGAATGAAATTCTAAAGTAaaggggttttgtttttaataccttTCATCCACCCCACTCATCAGCTGCCACTTTTCCCAGCCTACTATCCTCATATTTCTCTCCAGTCTTTCTTACCAATGGGTCTTGCTTTCAAAAAGGAGCTGATAGACCCATTTATGACTGATGAGGCAATAGCCCTCCTAGAGTCTGGCAGAAATAGCTAGTTTCTTACCAGCAGCTATTTTTCCCAGGTCTCTTAAATTAACACAGCTCTTTTAGCTGGGACATGTTACCGAGCTAAAAATCTATGAGTTTCTTTGCAGCTAGTAGAAGTATTGGTGGGACTTGTAAGAGTGGAGGCACAATCtaatcctcttccttccctttacaCTGATGCTTAGAACATAGATGTGATGGCTAGACCTCTTAACAGACATCTTGGACCAGACTACCTCTACAGAACTGCTGACAGGACACAGCACAGACCTGAGCAAACTTAGGTCAGATTGTCacaggggtgggagtgggggttaGAAGGGGAGTCCTAGAAGTCCCCTCTAAAGAGGAAAAGGGGACCTCAACTCAGCCCAGGCAggtttctttactttcttttaccGCAGTAAAGAATTCCAGGGCACATCAGATAGTAAAGCAACAGGGAAAAGAACACAGCAGGACAGGCTGGAACTCAAAGGAAGATGGCGCCCAGGTGCTCCAGGCGTGCACTTTGGGGATATCCAGTCTTCCTTTAAAGGCAACTGTGAGGGTGGGAATGGGAAAGCATGTGGCAACAATATTACCTTGGTAATGGTGGTTTCCTCTTCCTTCAGGAACCTCAGGTTGACATTCTCTCCCCATCTATAAGATGTTTGAAATGTGCCTAGACTATCagttcctctctctttctcagatactgagaattgaaccgagggatgcttaaccactaagccacatccccagccctttttatatattatttaaagacagggtcttgctgagttgcttagggccttgctaaatttctgaggctagctttgaactcaggatcctcctgcatcagcctctggagccactgggattacaggtgtacaccaccgtACCTGGATACCAGTTTCTTAAAATGCATTTCCCTTTGCTTTATCTAACCCGAAAATACATTGTGTTTGCTAACACCATATTTAAGCTTTAATCAAAGTGAAGCAGTTTTTATGAATGAGTGAATTTATAGTAACTATAAGATTTgtagatttctcagaaatttgaGAGTGACAGACCTGGAGCAAAAAACAGACCCAGGGAGTAAATCCAATTGTGGGGATTCTAGATTTACAGCTATCGTCTCtttatccttcctttttttctccttccagcCCGTCTTTATTTCCTCTATCTTACCTTGGTATGAGTTGCAGCATACCTTTCTTGGACTTTACTCACATAagagaaatgtttatttccactttttagGGGTTTCTGATTCACATGAAATTTATTAGagattgaaattaatatttatttcaacaGTAGTTTTTGACTTTGCACAAAATGAGTTATAACAGTGATGTTTCAAATTTTaaggttttcctttttcatattgtGGTACTAGGTATTATACCTAGAGGTGTTCTACAACTGAACTACCTCTCCAGCTCTTTCTcactttctatgttttattttgaggcagggtctcactaacttgtgattctcctccatcagccttgggattacaggtgtgcaccaccacacccagccaaaatCTTccctttttaatataattattttttaagggtGTAATGTTTGGGGGCAAAACTGACTTATTAAAACatacataatttctttaaaatcagaaCCAAAAGACTCAAAACTATAAATATTGTGCCAATGGAGCTTAACAAATTGATTTACAACATCTCCCTTCCTAGagatgttttttctctttctttctttctttctgggggcagggggagacatttttccacatgaaaataaaaactgtttttttctatGAGCTTTTTAGAGAATCAGGAAGAACTATTGTGTCAGTTATTAACTTCCTGTGCTGATACTCCCAGCCCTCTCTCCTACCTTCAGCTGGCACTGAGATTCTGTACAGCTCACTTCTGCTTTGCCAGCTGGCTCCAGGGTATGCTCTGCCAATAGCATTACAAAGAAGAATGCAATGCTGTAGGAGGAAAAGGGGACTGACTCTCCTTTGAAGACTTCCTGGCTGCTTGTGGCTGCTGTGCGCATCACCCCAGCTGCACGTCTTAAACCCGCAGCAGCAGTTCTTTCCTGTAGTAACAGCTGAATCCAGTTTGCAGTTTTTTTCAACTCTTGTAAAACTGACTCACTGACCTTCCCCCACCAGTTGCCATCACCAGCCCGTCTGTGATTCACCTTGAAGAAATGATTTTCAGTCCATTGGGCACCTTTTCTGAGTTTTAATAATCTAAGCCTCTTTCCTTGTATCCTTCAGCCTTAGGAATGGCAACTATCACCTCCCttgcagttatttattttttgctacttAGGTTACAATCTCATTCCTAGTTAACAGCACTTTATATTAAATTCTGCTTAAATAACAGGTATCGTTTCTGTCTCCTGACTGACATAACCACATTCAGAATATAAGTGATAAAAATTTGTGCTACTCAAGCTGCATGTTGCTTTGGTATTGCAAtgacgtgcacacacacacacacaacaattcTTTCACAACATTGGAGTtggctttttgtcactgtgaccaaaatacctgacaagaacaacttagaggaggaaaattttattttggctcacagtttcagaggttcagttcatggctGGCCAGTTCCatcactctgggcctgaggtgaagcagaacattatggctAAAGATTGTGGCCTGCTCTGCTCCACCCTGCCCAAAGCAtctggggagcagagagagagaaaggggctgcTGGAAGATGAACCCTCTGGGACAGgttccccagtgacccacctcctctagccataccccatctgattctagttgccacccagttagtccattcaaactaagatggacaGATTAGATCATGGCTCTCATAAACTAATTATTTTACCTCCTTtgttaacacaggagcttttgggggataccacatatctaaaccatgtcagcattttagaaaataagatgCTTGCTTTAATGTTTGAAACTCATTTCAGTCCACAGAAATatatctttgtaatttttataccATCACCATGGTTTAAGAGCCAGAAAATGATGCTCTTCCACTTGCCAGTAACTGACCTAAATTATAAGGGGACATTTTGCCATTTAAGTAGAGTTATATTTTCCTCAATTTTAAATGACATTCTGCTGATTACCCAACCACAGGCCATTGCTGCCACAGGGGGAGTCAAAGTAAAGTGATCCTACTCAGACCAAAGGTAACCAGAGGTGAAGGGAACTGGCCCAGTTTTCTGGCTGATTCTCCACACTTCTTTCTGGGCAGTACCAGGGGCCACTGGCCCCTGAAGTCCTCAGTAAATATGATATATGAGTAGATCAAAGGCCGTATGGGAACAAGGAACAACAAGGAACAATATGTTTAAGgctaaaaactagaaaaactttcaaaaaagtCATTTAGCCTAAGTCATGGCATAAAGGAATATTGGCATTTCCGGATTGATTTTGAATAGCtagtaaaattttctttctcttggtcTCCCCTTCACTGTTAAACCAAGAAAAGTTCTTTCACTTTCATTCAACCTAATTGTTAGGTATGGACATAATAGTCTATGGTGTTATAAAATCTATAGAAGTAAAAATGTGGGAGACAGGCCCTCTTTATACTTCTAACTAGAGCCTTCTGCAAGGTCATCTTATGTTGTTAAGGCTTATAATATCACCCTATGAAAGGTATTGTTAGATCAAGTCTATACTTTTCACTCTATATTGAGTATCCAAATCACAGATTACCCAAAACTCACAAATGCCACACAGGTATGACCTTGTAATTGCAATACTGACATCTGGAGTGGTGGAGAATTGGTTATGGAAACCAACAGTATAATCACATTAGAGGCCTATAATGCATTCAAAaggcagccagggctggggctatggctcagtggtcaagtgcctgcctagcacgtgtggggcactgggttctatcctcagcatcccataaaaaataaataaataaaataaaggaattgtgtccatacACAAccaatacatatgtatatttaaaaaggtaggaaaatagaaaaaggtgGGGTGAAGGAAATCAGATTATTGACTAACAATGAGTAAAGTAACAAATGAGTAATTTCACATACCATAATTTTCTCACATTTAGGGTAATTCTATCCCAGGTGTTGGATCATAGGCCAAATATGGcctataaatatattctttttagtcTGGAAAGAgttaaaaatgtttgaattagttgctattattttaaaattgagagaTGTTCacataaaatacagatttttgtttgtttctcttgaaAAAGCAGAAGATCTAGCTATACAGAAACTACATCCCATGTGATCACATCCAACTTAAGCCAAAGCTGAATAAAAGTTGTGCCTATAATTCATCCAGCCAGTCTTCACTTTTCCAAAGTTTCTCACCAGCCAGCTGagttagtttatattttatgtccAATATTTCCCACTAGCCTGATTCTTTAATTTATAGTTCATGCTTCATTCTCTGAGGCATTTGAGATTTTGACCCTTGCTTGAAACTGCCTCTTTcccacatttttcttcttaattaaatatttgagaatcaCTTCAAGGAACTGAAAATCTGAGCCCTTCAGAAATTGGGAATCCACTTGAAGATATCCTATCTTTTCTGGAAGATGTTATTACTAAAGccacaatatatttattagtaAAAATTTAGAAGGGAATCTTCCCAATGAAGGTAGGTTAAGGCTGAAATGCATGGttcaaaaagggagaaaaaagtccaaaagaaaataaagcatcaGTGCCCTAAAGAAGGACTGTTCCTAAGTTATGGGGAGTTATGAGacaacacacatttatatatcaaAGAGCCAGCGTTTGGAACATCCATAAGCAAGACAATagggaaataaagacaaaagtaaaacaatagcagacaaaaaatgtatttcatggaTCATCTGCATGTTCTGAAGGCACTCCTGTAATTATTCAATTCTCATATGATATAATAAGAGCTACTCTTCTATTTAAGCCAATAGGCCTTGAGTTACCATTCAATGATGCTCCAGATGAGAAATGTTAGGTGTTTTCTCTTATTGGCTTAAAGAAAGAACCAGccaattaaaataatcataaacaaGCTATTAATATAAAGTATAGTTGGATTTTCAAAATTTGGTCTGGAATtatgcttccttgtggggattACAAAATTGGGTGCACTTTTCTTTCTGCCAAGTTAGCATtcaagaaatacttaaaaattagtTTGAACCAAATATGTGTAAGAACAGCACAGCGATTTCTTCTCAACATAGAATGAGATCTCCTAAATCTATCCAGAGTGTAAGATAatgtattttgatttaaaaaaaaattgaaaattaggtACTCATGttttagaattcaaaataaaaaagaatttaaaatagatGGATGTGTTTACTAGCCCCATTATGTGATATGCGTGCACAGTGTTTCTACTCTCTTGATTTACTGTCATTCAGAGCAACACTTTTGGCACTGACTTCCAAGCCACAGGGAACTAGCATCTGAAGTGCAGTCACTGGACTAGTGTACCCAGGTGGAAACAAACACAATGAAGAATAGAGCAGCCCTTGGAGGCTGCTTGGCCAGGATAGATTGGCATGGGAGAGATGGACCTGACTGTATCCTGAAGAAACCTTTTTAACTACATCCCCACTTTACCCTGCAACAGTCTCAAGGTTGTACCTTAGCTCCATCCACCTCTAGGAGGTCAGTACCTCCTGGAGCCTGGCTGAGTCTTAAATtgatcattattatcattaattataGACATCAACACTCTCTGTTAATAATGATCTCTTCACCCAAAGCTAATCTGAGGAAAGCCTGGACAGGAAGTCACAGAGCAGGGCCCAGAAGGCAGGCTGGACTTctgctgtgtgtgtgagtgaaagCACCTCTGTGTTCATATGCTCATCGTGATTCCCCTGATGGTGACTCCTGGGACCTGGTAGTTGGGTCCACTTTGTGACTCATGTTTCTTCTGCTGTTGATATACGCCCACAAACTGAATGCTGTCTCTCAACATGGGCCTTTTGTGGCTATTCTCCCAACATCTCCTATCTTCCTGTGTAAATAAGTCATCAAAAAATCTATTGTCATTCCATTTGACATCACTGAATCTTGTAAACAAGGCACTCCTTCACAGGCCATATGGTTAGAGCTCATTGCTGACTCAGAATCCACTACATCTTTCCTGTCTCAGGAAGGCTTACACAAGATATCCCCTGATGAAGAAAACCACTAGAATGAATCTTCTAGTATCTACGGGGAAGTTGTTCATTCTCAGTATCCTAGGAGCCCAGGCAAAATATGAAATGTGGTGACAACTCTTTATTTGAAAACTTCCATAGTTTATGGCTTCAATATTATGTGGTTTAAATTTTACTGAAAGCCTCCCTTCACTGCATGTCCAATTACTATCAAATAACAAGGAAGTCAGTGAGAGTATCAATTGACTTGTTCTGTTTTTCTATAGTTAAAACAAAAAGATCTGCATGCATAGTTTAAGTCATACATAAAATTAGAAAGATTAGCATATTCAATTGGTCAAAGTAAATTACAGATCAACTTTGGATGCTGATGTCTCCCATCTTTCTTGTGTTTTCAACAGGACCTTTTTCTACCTTCTGTGTTCTATGtcacatttttaatgtttccacTTGTCTATTTGTATGACTAGAACAACCCAACATAATAAGAACCGACGCcatcaagaaaagaataaagattaaAGCCTCCCATGGTTGACCCTACTGCTGATTTGCTCTGGATTTTCCATTTGGCTGGAGGGATAAAGGCAAGGCTAACCAATTTACTGTTTTAAGTATGTGGTTTGTATATTCACTCTGCTATATGCTGGAGAAAGcagaatattatatatttgaggCAATTAGCCTACTCTGATCACAAGAGACCTCAAATGTGAAGAGCCTTTCCCCAAGTTCCTGAAAAAAAGAAGCAACAGCAGAAGAAATATGAAGCATGAAGAGGACCCAACTAGCTGGTGCTGACTTTAAAGATATAGGAAGGGGGCTACCATCCAAGTAATGTGGTTTTCTCTAGAATCTAAGAAAGCCAGAAAATAGATTCTCCCTGAGGGCTTTTG
This window harbors:
- the LOC114103540 gene encoding zinc finger protein 474-like is translated as MEREKKERISNELQQTFHHSKEPTFLINQGILLSDTHFSLLPEAECVNPREKIKTNAQKSRPGTVILSKRPIRSTMSENQLSLPVIPSRRPGFRVCYICGREFGSQSLAIHEPQCLEKWRIENSKLPKHLRRPEPSKPQPLGGSGSYSLTAENEAAFQSAQAQLLPCEFCGRTFLPDRLLVHQRSCKPKGEGPRVPNPNNSDDLPSPKKASSGIPARPRTLICYICGREFGTLSLPIHEPKCLEKWKAENDRLPKELRLPLPQKPQPLPTGWPSQEESSQAQLVPCPNCKRTFAPDRLLVHQKSCKAQSNGSQVQNLTLGSKDGLNASTNSKHQKNMAAPSVTDKVIHAM